One stretch of Streptomyces sp. R21 DNA includes these proteins:
- a CDS encoding cell division protein FtsK, whose protein sequence is MKDSNAPAQGIFGHVPLVVALVLAVLVGWAVWWVVRYVRADAMTRQSIRQAVRVRWGWKRLAPMLKLSATDKTPTALASLANTNGKPIKPRVLIPTLKVKHDAYGVIARAQCLPGVGLQQFQKAGPHLADAWRCTRVSVTQDKPGQVLIRGVRLDPLKFPTEHHPTGEAPEETARWDLGLDEYAQPVSVNLTQVPGVTVAGLPGFGKTSLINRLLSDWAPSPAVQFACADGKVSAAYEGDYADWVQRMFAFVGDDLEEANKLFRNLVELRRARSASVRQMLGVKSIWDVGPSESWPLVVLIVDEAHTYFRDHKGSDQQTKRLAALAAENARLVEDLVKKGRSVGLLVILTTQKSTGDAIPTFIRDVCPVGLSFAQKTAEAAVAALGDEIREWPDANPINLQDPTYVGVASMNHQSQPGFTRIRTPYVPDAEAARIAEQTADLTADPCALLEAFLGLRMADVDLTKLDA, encoded by the coding sequence ATGAAGGATTCGAACGCACCGGCGCAAGGGATCTTTGGTCACGTCCCGCTCGTCGTCGCCCTGGTGCTCGCCGTTCTCGTCGGATGGGCGGTCTGGTGGGTAGTCCGCTACGTTCGCGCCGATGCCATGACCCGGCAGTCCATACGGCAGGCCGTACGTGTGCGGTGGGGCTGGAAGCGGCTCGCACCAATGCTCAAACTGTCGGCCACGGACAAGACCCCGACCGCGCTCGCGTCGCTGGCAAACACGAACGGCAAGCCCATCAAGCCTCGTGTCCTCATCCCCACTCTGAAGGTGAAGCACGACGCGTACGGAGTGATCGCGCGGGCGCAGTGCCTGCCTGGCGTTGGGCTCCAGCAATTTCAGAAGGCGGGCCCACACCTGGCGGATGCCTGGCGATGCACACGGGTGTCGGTCACCCAGGACAAGCCTGGGCAGGTCCTCATCCGGGGTGTGCGGCTGGATCCGCTGAAGTTCCCGACCGAGCACCACCCCACGGGGGAAGCACCGGAGGAGACAGCCCGGTGGGATCTGGGCCTGGACGAGTACGCACAGCCCGTGTCCGTGAACCTCACGCAGGTGCCTGGCGTGACCGTGGCCGGCCTTCCCGGCTTCGGCAAGACCAGCCTGATCAACCGGCTTCTCTCCGACTGGGCACCGTCGCCCGCAGTGCAGTTCGCCTGCGCAGACGGCAAGGTGTCGGCTGCGTACGAAGGCGACTACGCCGACTGGGTCCAACGCATGTTCGCCTTCGTGGGCGATGACCTCGAAGAGGCCAACAAGCTGTTCCGGAACCTGGTGGAACTGCGCCGCGCCCGCTCGGCTTCGGTGCGCCAGATGCTCGGAGTGAAGTCCATATGGGACGTCGGCCCTTCCGAGAGCTGGCCGCTGGTCGTGCTGATCGTCGACGAAGCGCACACGTACTTCCGGGACCACAAGGGCAGCGACCAGCAGACGAAGAGGCTGGCCGCGCTCGCCGCCGAGAACGCCCGACTCGTGGAAGACCTGGTGAAGAAGGGCCGGTCCGTGGGTCTGCTTGTCATCCTCACCACTCAGAAGTCCACCGGCGACGCAATCCCCACCTTCATCCGCGACGTGTGCCCCGTGGGCCTGAGCTTCGCCCAGAAGACTGCCGAAGCCGCGGTGGCTGCGCTCGGCGACGAGATCCGGGAATGGCCGGACGCCAACCCGATCAACCTCCAGGACCCCACCTATGTCGGCGTCGCGTCGATGAACCACCAGTCGCAACCCGGCTTCACCCGCATCCGTACGCCCTACGTACCCGACGCAGAAGCAGCTCGCATCGCCGAACAGACTGCGGATCTCACCGCCGACCCGTGCGCCCTCCTGGAAGCCTTCCTCGGCCTTCGCATGGCGGACGTGGACCTCACCAAGCTCGACGCCTGA
- a CDS encoding GntR family transcriptional regulator codes for MSPAPESKQDRRPPYQHAADELRRDILQGRIKPGEQMPSIRELQERFGVANMTARSALNVLRDEGLIYTIHGRGSFVADHNASGERSANYTAPAWYLAKDEKPGQAEQGEGGPDDAEAAADAGTTLAEVLTALRDEIRVLSADHQELRREVEELKAAQQSKP; via the coding sequence ATGAGCCCCGCGCCAGAGAGCAAGCAGGACCGTCGGCCGCCGTATCAGCACGCTGCCGACGAGCTTCGGCGCGACATCTTGCAGGGGCGGATCAAGCCGGGCGAGCAGATGCCGTCCATCCGCGAGCTACAGGAACGCTTCGGCGTGGCCAACATGACCGCGAGGTCCGCGCTCAACGTGCTGCGGGATGAGGGCCTGATCTACACGATCCATGGTCGGGGCAGCTTCGTGGCAGACCACAATGCCAGCGGGGAGCGCTCGGCGAACTACACGGCTCCAGCTTGGTACTTGGCCAAGGACGAGAAGCCCGGCCAGGCAGAGCAGGGGGAGGGAGGGCCCGACGACGCCGAAGCTGCCGCAGACGCCGGGACCACCCTTGCTGAAGTACTCACCGCACTACGTGACGAGATCCGTGTTCTCAGCGCCGATCATCAGGAACTGCGGCGTGAGGTCGAGGAGCTGAAGGCAGCTCAGCAGTCGAAGCCGTAG